The Vicinamibacterales bacterium genome includes a region encoding these proteins:
- the flgC gene encoding flagellar basal body rod protein FlgC, whose product MSTLSAAMAASGSALTAERVRLEASVSNLANAESTRGPDGLPYRRRSVVLAPTDVSSFDAALGRASGAIGVKVNDIVEDQTPFKRRYEPGHPDADKDGFVQLPNVDSAEEMVDMLSAARAYQANLSAIGLIRDLVQRSLELGR is encoded by the coding sequence ATGTCGACCCTGAGTGCCGCGATGGCCGCAAGCGGGAGCGCGCTGACTGCCGAGCGGGTCCGCCTCGAGGCGTCGGTGTCGAACCTGGCGAACGCCGAGTCCACGCGAGGCCCTGACGGCCTGCCGTATCGGCGTCGCAGCGTCGTGCTCGCGCCGACCGACGTGTCCAGCTTCGACGCGGCGCTCGGCCGCGCCAGCGGCGCGATCGGCGTCAAGGTGAACGACATCGTCGAGGACCAGACGCCGTTCAAGCGACGCTACGAACCCGGACATCCCGATGCCGACAAGGACGGCTTCGTCCAGCTTCCCAACGTCGACTCGGCCGAAGAGATGGTGGACATGCTGAGCGCGGCTCGCGCGTATCAGGCGAACCTCTCGGCGATTGGTCTGATTCGCGACCTCGTGCAGCGGTCGCTCGAGCTCGGGCGGTAA
- the flgB gene encoding flagellar basal body rod protein FlgB produces the protein MSDMSDAAVISALRREMGRAVARQVASAGNLANLETPGFRAREADFSGTLERQLGGPVVLAQTNSAHLQATPIASATAGTKEVDGLASRRDGNNVQLDRELMNMAEASGDFAKAQTALAAKFRLVRYAISEGR, from the coding sequence ATGTCCGACATGAGCGATGCCGCGGTTATCTCGGCGCTCCGCAGGGAGATGGGTCGAGCGGTCGCGCGCCAAGTAGCGTCGGCAGGCAACCTCGCGAATCTCGAGACGCCCGGTTTCCGAGCTCGGGAAGCAGACTTCAGCGGCACCCTGGAACGCCAGCTTGGCGGACCGGTCGTTCTGGCCCAGACGAATTCCGCGCACCTGCAGGCAACGCCCATCGCGTCCGCGACCGCCGGGACGAAGGAAGTCGACGGCCTCGCGAGCCGTCGCGACGGCAACAACGTGCAACTCGATCGGGAGTTGATGAACATGGCGGAGGCATCGGGCGATTTCGCCAAGGCGCAGACAGCGCTGGCTGCGAAGTTCCGCCTGGTGCGCTACGCCATCAGCGAGGGACGGTAG
- a CDS encoding response regulator, producing the protein MDDEPEIRELLVEYFRDRGFETATAGDGRAAIAAIERDPARYRLIVTDLQMPGADGLAVLRAAKTANPSCYVVIITGYASLDSAIQAVRLGAYDYLTKPFSMGQIDVVVERVTDRLALEAENRQLARQLSGRAGGDRDLSGDGSLSVAARLDVIEQRLARLEVLLRDLGDRLERPRFGSMR; encoded by the coding sequence GTGGATGACGAACCCGAGATCCGGGAGCTCCTCGTGGAGTATTTCCGCGACCGGGGATTCGAGACGGCGACCGCGGGCGACGGGCGAGCGGCCATCGCCGCGATCGAACGGGACCCGGCGCGGTACCGTCTCATCGTGACCGACCTCCAGATGCCGGGGGCCGACGGACTCGCCGTCCTGCGCGCAGCGAAGACCGCGAATCCATCCTGCTACGTCGTCATCATCACGGGCTACGCCTCGCTCGATTCCGCCATCCAGGCCGTGCGGCTCGGGGCGTACGACTATCTGACCAAGCCGTTTTCGATGGGGCAGATTGACGTCGTGGTCGAGCGCGTCACCGATCGTCTGGCGCTCGAGGCGGAGAATCGCCAGCTCGCGCGTCAACTGAGCGGGCGGGCCGGCGGTGATCGTGACCTCAGTGGGGATGGGTCGCTGTCGGTGGCCGCGCGACTCGACGTCATCGAGCAGCGGCTGGCGCGGCTCGAAGTCCTGCTGCGGGATTTGGGCGATCGCCTGGAACGTCCCCGCTTCGGCTCCATGCGCTGA
- a CDS encoding sigma-54 dependent transcriptional regulator, translating to MRTSQPSVLVVDDEADLRELIADSMAADGFDATQAADGADAMARLKTFAFDAIVVDLRLPDTDGMEVLDFALTRYPEVVAVVMTGFGGVTEAVAAIKRGAIDFLIKPFQVSQLSRVLKSELERRRLRQENAELRVQLRNRFGFDAVIGQSAPMQHIFATLELVAPMNSTVLIQGETGTGKELIARTIHHNSPRGDQRFVAFNAAAIPEALAEAELFGHARGAFTGAIANRVGRFELAHRGTIFIDEVALMSPALQAKLLRALQEREIERVGESRPIKFDARVIAASNSDLRKLVKEGTFREDLFYRLNVIPITLPPLRDRQEDVPLLARHFVQKACRNNNLPQKTLSQEACRCLMNFSWPGNIRQLENAIEHSVAMTGAEREIPAGALPPEVIEPAGSMMLPAVRIPDEGINFTSVVSQLERELILRCLEKTGGNKRQAARLLQLSRTTLIDKLHRLNLDERFTAA from the coding sequence ATGCGAACTTCTCAACCGAGCGTTCTCGTTGTTGACGACGAAGCGGACCTTCGCGAACTGATCGCCGACTCGATGGCCGCGGATGGCTTCGACGCCACCCAGGCAGCCGACGGCGCGGACGCGATGGCCAGGCTCAAGACGTTCGCGTTCGACGCTATCGTAGTCGATCTTCGGCTCCCGGACACCGACGGCATGGAGGTCCTGGACTTCGCGCTCACTCGCTACCCCGAAGTCGTTGCCGTGGTGATGACGGGGTTCGGGGGCGTGACCGAGGCGGTCGCCGCCATCAAGCGCGGCGCCATCGACTTCCTGATCAAGCCGTTCCAGGTTTCGCAGCTGTCGCGCGTCCTGAAATCCGAGCTCGAGCGTCGGCGCCTGCGCCAGGAGAACGCCGAGTTGCGCGTGCAATTGCGCAACCGTTTCGGGTTCGACGCCGTCATTGGCCAGAGCGCGCCAATGCAACACATTTTCGCCACGCTCGAATTGGTCGCGCCCATGAACAGCACGGTGCTGATCCAGGGTGAGACCGGCACGGGCAAGGAACTGATCGCGCGGACGATTCATCACAACAGCCCGCGCGGCGACCAACGGTTCGTCGCGTTCAACGCCGCCGCGATCCCCGAAGCGCTCGCAGAAGCCGAGTTGTTCGGCCACGCGCGCGGGGCGTTCACGGGCGCGATCGCCAACCGGGTCGGCCGGTTCGAGCTCGCACACCGCGGCACGATCTTCATCGACGAGGTGGCGCTGATGTCACCCGCGCTGCAGGCCAAGCTGCTGCGCGCGCTGCAGGAACGGGAGATCGAGCGCGTCGGCGAATCGCGCCCGATCAAGTTCGACGCGCGGGTGATTGCCGCCAGCAATAGCGATTTGCGGAAGCTCGTGAAGGAAGGCACCTTCCGCGAGGACCTGTTCTACCGCCTCAACGTGATCCCGATCACCCTGCCCCCGCTGCGCGACCGCCAGGAAGACGTCCCGCTGCTCGCGCGACACTTCGTACAGAAGGCGTGCCGCAACAACAACCTGCCGCAGAAGACCCTCAGCCAGGAGGCGTGCCGCTGCCTGATGAACTTCTCGTGGCCCGGGAACATCCGGCAACTCGAGAACGCGATCGAGCACTCGGTGGCGATGACGGGCGCGGAACGCGAGATACCCGCCGGCGCGCTGCCACCCGAGGTCATCGAGCCGGCCGGCTCCATGATGCTCCCCGCGGTTCGGATTCCGGACGAGGGCATCAATTTCACGTCGGTCGTGTCGCAGCTCGAACGCGAGCTGATTCTGCGGTGCCTCGAGAAGACCGGTGGAAACAAGCGCCAGGCGGCGCGCCTGCTGCAGTTGAGCCGTACGACGCTCATCGACAAGCTGCACCGGTTGAATCTCGACGAACGGTTCACGGCGGCCTAG
- a CDS encoding response regulator, translating to MRILVVDDSSTMRRIIINTLNKLGYTSIVEASNGREGLDRLSTNPVDLIVTDWNMPEMSGIEFIRSLRANDKTKAIPVLMVTTNAAKDDIVEALKAGVNNYVVKPFTPDIIKEKIEAVIGK from the coding sequence ATGCGAATCCTCGTTGTGGACGATTCGTCCACGATGCGTCGGATCATCATCAACACTCTCAACAAGCTCGGATACACCAGCATCGTTGAGGCGTCGAACGGCCGCGAGGGCCTGGACCGGTTGTCCACGAACCCGGTCGACCTCATCGTCACCGACTGGAACATGCCCGAGATGTCCGGGATCGAATTCATCCGCAGCCTGCGGGCCAATGACAAGACCAAGGCCATTCCCGTGCTGATGGTGACGACGAATGCCGCGAAGGATGACATCGTGGAAGCGCTGAAGGCTGGCGTGAACAACTACGTCGTCAAGCCCTTCACGCCCGATATCATCAAAGAGAAGATCGAGGCGGTGATCGGGAAGTAG
- a CDS encoding HDOD domain-containing protein, translating into MDGVRPGTATSPIGDWLTPQNTAIPVLPTFAGRVIEMTSDPNVSLVQLANVIAKDQVLASRLLGLANSAYCAPMQEITTISEAVIRIGTGPVRNLVFTVCFSSKMYDPSIYGEQGRTLIEHGIGTAYMARIVADQAGESEDEAFLSGLLHDIGKLLILKLAFDYKRRTGTSIPADEVATAIDQHHASFGGITLRRWGLPTSLDEPIRCHHDYRAATHTPRKAMVVYLADRLSHRYGFGCDPDAYNLIGDAVCREFGIDTAWLTEVDGRAQGLFDVARAFLAGAPSRA; encoded by the coding sequence ATGGACGGTGTTCGGCCCGGCACAGCAACCTCTCCGATCGGCGACTGGCTGACCCCCCAGAACACCGCCATTCCAGTCCTCCCGACGTTTGCCGGTCGCGTGATCGAGATGACGAGCGACCCGAATGTCTCCCTCGTCCAACTCGCCAACGTCATAGCCAAAGACCAGGTGCTCGCCTCCCGATTGCTCGGGCTGGCCAACTCCGCCTACTGCGCGCCGATGCAGGAGATCACCACGATCTCCGAGGCCGTCATCCGGATCGGCACCGGGCCGGTGCGGAACCTGGTGTTCACCGTCTGCTTCAGCTCGAAGATGTACGACCCGTCGATCTACGGAGAGCAGGGCCGCACGCTCATCGAACACGGGATCGGCACGGCGTACATGGCGCGGATCGTCGCCGATCAGGCCGGTGAATCCGAGGACGAAGCCTTCCTGTCCGGCCTGCTGCACGACATCGGGAAACTCCTGATCCTGAAACTCGCGTTCGATTACAAGCGGCGGACGGGAACCTCGATCCCGGCCGACGAGGTCGCGACGGCCATCGACCAGCATCATGCGAGCTTCGGTGGCATCACGCTCCGCCGCTGGGGCCTGCCGACGTCGCTCGACGAACCGATCCGCTGCCACCACGATTACCGGGCCGCCACCCACACGCCGCGCAAGGCGATGGTGGTCTACCTGGCCGATCGCCTGAGCCATCGCTACGGGTTCGGGTGCGACCCCGACGCCTACAATCTGATCGGCGACGCGGTCTGCCGCGAGTTCGGCATCGACACGGCCTGGCTGACCGAAGTCGACGGGCGCGCACAAGGCCTGTTCGACGTGGCTCGCGCGTTTCTCGCCGGCGCCCCATCGCGAGCCTGA
- a CDS encoding M14 family zinc carboxypeptidase produces MKRLVLARIVASLVFCAAATTMVGAQSRYARDPKQPIDDEYTKKIREYTTAPHFLSPLVDYLPASKTVPTPKAVIGDIAGAPNKLPYSAQVHEYMRLLEKASPRVKVLSIGKSEEGREMIAVAIADAPLIAKMEENRARLAKLADPRTIALDDAEADRLVAASTPIYYITGSLHSLETGAPTALMELAYRLAVDEAPYIKAIRASVITLITPVVEVDGRDRQADIYAWHVAHPKENTPPLVYWGKYLVHDNNRDAMGATLALTKNVINVFVDQKAQLLHDLHESVPYLYDNTVGDGPYNAWVDPILADEWQLLGWNNMSEMTKFGMPGAFAHGTFDTWSPGYLMFIAAMHNGTSRLYETFGNGGADTVERTLRPTEYARTWYRQNPPLPKALWSQRNNNNYQQTGLLTSLSYYAANNKLFLKNFYLKAKRSVLKPKVEGPAAYVFPADDPRPGAQAELLRTLQKQRCEISRATAPFTLTLPAKKKPARPGEEPPKADPAKPADPKKDEKATETRQFPAGSYIIRMDQPYSRIADALLDYQYWSPNDPQKNPYDDTGWTFGELFNVQVVRVGDAKVLDVPADRVNGDVKAAGAVNGAGTVFVVNHDADPNLFALRYRLQNVPFEAAEEPFEAAGRKFNRGSFIIKGAAAADLQKVTSELGLQAYALPAGPTVKTHAIKAPRIAYVHTWIGTQDEGWWRLEFDRLQIPYKYISTQTVAATPNLNASYDVIVFPPVGRGAQQVVAGLPMWGNPLPWKKTDLTPNIGTEDSTDDMRPGLGWTGLANLERFVHSGGLLVTADDTSDLAVTFGLTQGVSMQRPQRLKAPGTVVRSKFVDLASPIAYGYGENLSVYMSNSLILGVSSTLAGRAPRFGDDRDRPTGRGTMDDPDTPQGRPVAEVPEEPKAEPWQALPVTTEQLRNGLSVIPVAQRPRVVLRYADAKDLLVSGLLDGGNEIAQRPAVIDVPHEKGHVVLFSPNPVWRGETQGSYCLVFNAILNFDNLDAGRVLDKK; encoded by the coding sequence ATGAAACGTCTCGTCCTTGCCCGAATCGTCGCATCACTGGTGTTCTGCGCTGCGGCCACCACCATGGTGGGCGCCCAGTCCCGGTACGCCCGCGATCCCAAGCAGCCGATCGACGACGAATACACCAAGAAGATCCGGGAGTACACAACCGCGCCGCACTTCCTGTCGCCGCTCGTGGACTACCTACCCGCGTCGAAGACCGTGCCGACGCCGAAGGCCGTCATCGGTGACATCGCCGGTGCGCCGAACAAGCTCCCCTACTCTGCCCAGGTGCACGAGTACATGCGGCTCCTCGAAAAGGCCAGCCCCCGCGTGAAGGTCCTCTCGATCGGCAAGTCGGAGGAGGGCCGGGAGATGATCGCGGTGGCGATTGCCGACGCGCCGCTGATTGCCAAGATGGAGGAGAACCGGGCCCGGCTGGCCAAGCTGGCGGATCCTCGCACCATCGCGCTCGATGACGCGGAAGCCGACCGCCTGGTGGCAGCCTCGACGCCGATCTACTACATCACCGGGTCTCTGCACTCGCTGGAAACTGGCGCCCCCACTGCGTTGATGGAACTCGCCTACCGCCTCGCCGTGGACGAGGCGCCGTACATCAAGGCGATTCGCGCGAGCGTCATCACGCTCATCACGCCTGTCGTCGAAGTGGACGGCCGCGACCGACAGGCCGACATCTACGCGTGGCACGTCGCGCACCCAAAGGAGAACACGCCGCCGCTGGTCTATTGGGGCAAGTACCTGGTGCACGACAACAACCGGGACGCCATGGGCGCCACGCTCGCCCTGACGAAGAACGTGATCAACGTCTTCGTCGATCAGAAAGCGCAGTTGCTCCACGACCTGCACGAGTCGGTACCCTATCTGTACGACAACACCGTCGGCGACGGCCCCTACAACGCCTGGGTCGATCCCATTCTCGCGGACGAATGGCAGCTGCTCGGCTGGAACAACATGTCGGAGATGACCAAGTTCGGCATGCCCGGCGCCTTCGCGCACGGCACGTTCGACACCTGGTCGCCCGGGTACCTGATGTTCATCGCCGCGATGCACAACGGAACGAGCCGGCTCTACGAAACGTTCGGAAACGGCGGCGCCGACACCGTGGAGCGGACGCTTCGGCCGACCGAGTACGCCCGCACGTGGTACCGCCAGAATCCGCCGCTGCCCAAAGCGCTCTGGTCACAGCGGAACAACAACAACTACCAGCAGACCGGCCTCCTGACGTCGCTCTCCTACTACGCGGCGAACAACAAGCTGTTCCTGAAGAACTTCTACCTGAAAGCGAAGCGATCGGTTCTCAAGCCGAAGGTCGAAGGGCCGGCGGCATACGTCTTCCCGGCCGATGATCCGCGGCCTGGCGCACAGGCAGAACTGCTCCGCACCCTGCAGAAGCAGCGCTGCGAGATCTCACGTGCCACCGCGCCGTTCACGCTGACGCTACCGGCGAAGAAGAAGCCGGCGCGCCCAGGCGAGGAACCGCCGAAGGCCGACCCGGCCAAGCCGGCCGATCCGAAGAAGGACGAGAAGGCCACCGAGACCAGGCAGTTCCCCGCCGGCTCGTACATCATCCGCATGGACCAGCCGTACAGCCGCATCGCCGATGCGCTGCTGGACTACCAGTACTGGAGTCCGAACGATCCACAGAAGAACCCATACGACGACACCGGCTGGACCTTCGGTGAATTGTTCAACGTGCAGGTCGTGCGCGTCGGAGACGCGAAGGTGCTCGATGTGCCAGCCGATCGCGTCAACGGCGATGTGAAGGCGGCGGGCGCTGTGAACGGTGCCGGCACCGTATTCGTGGTGAACCACGACGCCGACCCGAACCTGTTCGCACTGCGCTATCGCCTGCAGAACGTTCCGTTCGAGGCGGCCGAAGAACCGTTCGAGGCAGCGGGGCGGAAGTTCAACCGCGGGTCGTTCATCATCAAGGGCGCCGCGGCTGCGGATCTCCAGAAGGTCACGAGCGAACTCGGCCTGCAGGCGTATGCGCTTCCGGCCGGACCGACCGTGAAGACGCACGCGATCAAGGCCCCCCGCATCGCCTACGTCCACACATGGATCGGCACACAGGACGAAGGCTGGTGGCGCCTCGAGTTCGACCGGCTGCAGATCCCCTACAAGTACATCAGCACCCAGACGGTGGCCGCGACGCCGAACCTCAATGCCAGCTACGACGTGATCGTCTTTCCGCCCGTTGGCCGCGGCGCCCAGCAGGTGGTGGCCGGCCTCCCGATGTGGGGCAACCCGCTGCCCTGGAAGAAGACCGACCTGACACCGAACATCGGCACCGAGGACTCGACCGACGACATGCGCCCGGGGCTCGGCTGGACCGGCCTGGCCAACCTCGAACGGTTCGTCCATAGCGGAGGCCTGCTCGTCACGGCGGACGACACCTCCGACCTGGCCGTCACCTTCGGCCTGACGCAGGGCGTTTCGATGCAGCGCCCCCAGCGCCTGAAGGCGCCCGGCACCGTCGTGCGCTCCAAGTTCGTCGATCTCGCGAGCCCTATCGCGTACGGCTATGGCGAGAACCTCTCGGTCTACATGTCCAACAGCCTGATCCTCGGCGTCAGCAGCACGCTCGCCGGCCGTGCTCCCCGGTTCGGCGATGACCGCGACCGCCCGACGGGGCGCGGCACCATGGACGACCCCGACACCCCGCAGGGCCGGCCCGTGGCGGAGGTGCCCGAGGAACCGAAGGCCGAACCGTGGCAGGCGCTCCCGGTGACCACCGAGCAATTGCGGAATGGACTCAGCGTGATACCGGTGGCGCAGCGTCCGCGCGTCGTGCTCCGGTACGCCGATGCGAAGGATCTGCTCGTGTCCGGCCTCCTCGACGGCGGCAACGAGATCGCACAGCGTCCGGCGGTCATCGACGTCCCCCACGAGAAGGGCCACGTCGTCCTCTTTTCGCCCAACCCGGTCTGGCGCGGCGAAACCCAGGGCAGCTACTGCCTGGTGTTCAACGCGATCCTGAATTTCGACAACCTCGATGCGGGACGGGTGCTGGACAAGAAGTAG
- a CDS encoding HlyD family efflux transporter periplasmic adaptor subunit: MDIQRPSSIARNKQIRRLIIGGIALLGIAVITLALSRLKPAAPPVERATVWIDTVKRGPMVRQVRGLGTLVPEDIRWIPAATDGRVERIVVYPGTPVNADTIILELTNPTQTQALLEAEQQFKAAEAQFVNLRVRVQNDVLSQEAAATGVTADYRQAKLQSESDAELAKEGLVSSLTTKLSQVRSDNLATRDQIEQKRLLQMRESVQAQLAVQTAEVDRLRALVILRRSQVDQLHVRAGISGMLQQVPVEVGAQVAPGTNLARVADQARLKAQLKIAETQAKDIVIGQTASIDTRNGIIPGRVSRIDPAVQGGTVTVDVALQGDLPKGARPDLSVDGTIELERLNDILFVGRPAYGQEQSVISLFRVDEDNANCTRVKVTVGKTSVNTIEVKSGLKAGDQVLLSDMSQFDAFDRVRLK, encoded by the coding sequence ATGGATATTCAACGCCCGTCCAGCATCGCGCGGAACAAGCAGATCCGCCGCCTCATTATCGGCGGCATCGCACTCCTCGGAATTGCCGTCATCACGCTTGCTTTGTCGCGCCTGAAGCCAGCGGCACCGCCCGTGGAGCGTGCCACGGTTTGGATCGATACCGTGAAGCGAGGTCCGATGGTGCGGCAGGTCCGCGGCCTGGGCACGCTCGTGCCGGAGGACATCCGCTGGATCCCTGCCGCCACCGATGGCCGTGTCGAGCGGATCGTGGTCTACCCCGGCACCCCGGTGAACGCCGACACGATCATCCTCGAATTGACCAACCCGACGCAGACGCAGGCGCTGCTCGAAGCGGAACAGCAATTCAAGGCGGCCGAAGCGCAGTTCGTGAATCTCCGCGTTCGCGTGCAGAACGACGTCCTCTCGCAGGAGGCGGCCGCCACCGGCGTGACGGCCGACTACCGCCAGGCCAAGCTGCAATCTGAATCGGACGCGGAACTGGCGAAAGAGGGGCTGGTGTCGTCGTTGACCACCAAGCTCTCGCAGGTGAGGTCCGACAACCTGGCGACGCGCGATCAGATCGAACAGAAGCGGTTGCTCCAGATGCGCGAGTCCGTTCAGGCCCAACTGGCTGTGCAGACCGCGGAGGTGGATCGGTTGCGGGCCCTGGTGATCCTGCGACGGAGCCAAGTGGACCAGCTCCACGTGCGCGCGGGCATCTCGGGGATGCTCCAGCAGGTGCCGGTGGAAGTGGGCGCGCAGGTGGCGCCAGGAACGAACCTCGCGCGCGTTGCCGACCAGGCTCGGCTCAAGGCGCAGCTGAAGATTGCAGAAACCCAGGCGAAGGACATCGTGATCGGGCAGACCGCGTCGATCGACACGCGAAACGGCATCATCCCGGGACGCGTCTCGCGCATCGACCCGGCGGTGCAGGGCGGCACGGTGACGGTGGACGTCGCGCTCCAGGGTGACCTGCCGAAGGGCGCCCGTCCGGACCTGAGCGTGGATGGGACGATCGAGCTCGAGCGCCTGAACGACATTCTCTTCGTCGGGCGGCCCGCCTACGGTCAGGAACAGAGCGTGATCAGCCTCTTCCGGGTGGACGAGGACAACGCGAACTGCACGCGGGTGAAGGTCACGGTGGGCAAGACGTCGGTCAACACCATCGAGGTGAAGTCGGGCCTGAAGGCCGGCGACCAGGTGTTGTTGTCGGATATGTCGCAGTTCGACGCGTTCGATCGGGTACGGCTGAAATAA
- a CDS encoding ABC transporter ATP-binding protein, which translates to MNGNGSEQSLIQLEGVTKVFYTDEVETHALSGIHMEIRRGEYVSIAGPSGCGKSTLLSILGLLDTPSDGTYVLNGQPVAKLNMAERARIRNREIGFIFQSFNLIGDLTVFENVELPLTYRGMKSAERKTRANEALEKVGMAHRARHLPSQLSGGQQQRVAVARALVGSPLIMLADEPTGNLDSRNGEAVMDLLRELHRQGSTICMVTHDPRFTRHADRTIHLFDGQVVEESMESTPA; encoded by the coding sequence ATGAACGGCAACGGGTCTGAGCAATCGCTCATTCAGCTCGAGGGCGTCACGAAGGTCTTCTACACGGATGAGGTCGAGACGCACGCGCTGTCCGGCATCCACATGGAGATCCGCAGGGGCGAGTACGTGTCGATCGCCGGTCCGTCCGGGTGCGGCAAGTCGACGCTCTTGTCCATCCTCGGCCTGCTGGACACACCGAGCGACGGCACCTACGTCCTCAACGGACAGCCCGTGGCCAAGTTGAACATGGCCGAACGGGCCCGCATCCGCAACCGCGAGATCGGGTTCATCTTCCAGAGCTTCAATCTGATTGGCGACCTGACGGTCTTCGAGAACGTCGAGCTGCCGCTCACGTACCGCGGCATGAAGTCCGCCGAGCGAAAGACGCGTGCGAACGAGGCCCTCGAGAAGGTCGGCATGGCGCACCGCGCGCGGCACCTCCCCAGCCAGCTCTCCGGCGGTCAGCAGCAGCGCGTGGCCGTCGCCCGAGCGCTGGTCGGCAGCCCGCTGATCATGCTGGCCGACGAGCCGACCGGCAACCTCGACTCGCGCAACGGCGAGGCCGTGATGGACTTGCTCCGCGAGCTGCACCGGCAGGGCTCGACGATCTGCATGGTCACGCACGACCCGCGCTTCACCCGTCACGCGGACCGGACAATTCATCTGTTCGACGGCCAGGTCGTCGAGGAGAGCATGGAGTCGACCCCGGCGTGA
- a CDS encoding ABC transporter ATP-binding protein — translation MSAIISLRGIEKFYQHGVSRTYVLRRISSEIRDGEFVSIMGPSGAGKSTVLHIIGMFDSAWTGEFDFLDQPVHTLSQKARSALHKQYMGFVFQSYHLLDNLTVYENLEIPLSYRDVKKSERQSIVCDVLDRFQIVGKKDLYPNQLSGGQQQLVAVARAVVASPRVILADEPTGNLHSAQGKEIMELFKKLNAEGTTIVQVTHSEVNASFGHRIIQLRDGWVVD, via the coding sequence GTGAGCGCGATCATCTCACTTCGCGGCATCGAGAAGTTCTACCAGCACGGCGTCAGTCGCACCTACGTGCTGCGCCGCATCTCGTCGGAGATCCGCGACGGGGAATTCGTCTCCATCATGGGGCCGTCGGGGGCGGGCAAGTCCACGGTCCTGCACATCATCGGCATGTTCGACAGCGCGTGGACTGGCGAGTTCGACTTCCTCGATCAGCCGGTCCACACGCTCAGCCAAAAGGCCCGCTCGGCACTGCACAAGCAGTACATGGGGTTCGTCTTCCAGAGCTATCACCTGCTGGACAACCTCACGGTGTACGAGAACCTCGAGATCCCGCTCTCGTACCGAGACGTGAAGAAGAGCGAACGACAGTCGATCGTCTGCGACGTGCTCGACCGCTTCCAGATCGTCGGCAAGAAGGACCTCTACCCCAACCAGCTGTCGGGTGGCCAGCAGCAACTCGTGGCCGTCGCCCGCGCTGTCGTCGCAAGCCCGAGAGTGATTCTCGCCGACGAGCCGACGGGCAACCTGCACTCGGCCCAGGGCAAGGAGATCATGGAGCTGTTCAAGAAGCTCAACGCCGAGGGAACGACGATCGTCCAGGTGACGCACTCTGAGGTGAACGCTTCGTTCGGCCACCGGATCATCCAGCTGCGAGACGGGTGGGTGGTCGACTGA